A stretch of DNA from Streptomyces sp. NBC_01197:
GGCCTGGATATCAGCGAAGGAAGTAGACATACCTGAACCAGGATCTCACCCTGTGCAACCCGCTGGCGAACGGATTTGGCTGCCCGGATCTGGGAGCGTATGTCCGAGATGTTTGGTTTAGCTTGGTTCCATGCCCGACGAGACGGAACACCACGGCGCCACCGGCGCCCACGGCAGGCATCCGACCGGGGCCGAGCGGTGGGAGGAGTTCCGGAAGTCGCCCTTCGTGCCGGCGACCGTGCTGCTGTTCATCCTGGCGGCCGCCGCCGGGCTCTTCGCCGGTTCGTACACGTACTTCATGGCGAACCCGACCCCGCACCGCGTGCCGACCGCCGTCGTCGGCTCGTACACATCGCCCACCGGGCAGCGGTTCATCGGCGGGATGGAGAAGGCACTCGACGCTTCCCTGAAGCTGCAGGTGTACGAGACGAACGCCCAGGCGCGGCGGGCCGTGAACCAGCAGAAGGTCTTCGCGATCGTGCATGTGCGGAGCAGCGAGGTGCAGCTCGACTGTCCGGGGCGTCCGGCGCCTCGGTCGCGCAGGTGCTCGTGGAGTCCGCGCCCGCGGTGGCGAAGGCGACCGGTGTCCCGGTCCGGGTGAAGGACGTCAACCCACTCCAGAAGGGCGATCCGCGCGGACTCGCGCTCTTCTACATCTCGCTGGCCGCGGTGATCGTCGGCTTCGTCGGCGCGATCCAGCTCTCCGTGCACGCCCGCGGTCTCAACCCGGCGGAGCGCATCGTCTACATCGTGGCCAACGCGCTGCTCGGCGGCTTCGCCATCGCGGCCGTCGTCGACTGGCTGCTGGGCGCGCTGCGTCTGCCGTTCGTGGAGTCGTGGCTGATCCTGGCCTTCACGATGTTCACGTCCGGCATGGTCTTCACGATGTTCAACACCCTCATCGGCCGCTGGGCGATGCTTCCCACCTGGGGGTTGATGGTGCTGCTCGGAAACCCGTCCTCGGGCGGCGCGGTGTCCTGGCCGCTGCTTCCCTCGACGCTGGGCCATATCGGGCAGTGGCTGCCGCCGGGCGCCTCGGTCAACGCCCAGCACACCGCCGTCTACTTCCGCGGCTACCAGCACGCCTTCCCGTTCCTGGTGCTCGCAGGATGGTCGCTGGTGTCGTGTGCCGTCTTCTGGACCTGGCGCCACCGGCACCCGGGCGGGCGTACGGTGCTGGGCGGCCGGGGGGCTTGAAAAGGGGGCAGGAGCGGGTCCTGACATGCGAAAAGCCCCGACGCGCGGTCGGGGCTCTCGAAGTGGTGGCTGGGGCCGGGATCGAACCGGCGACCTATCGCTTTTCAGGCGATCGCTCGTACCAACTGAGCTACCCAGCCTTGCGGTACCCCTTGCTCCAAGAGCTTGGGGAAAGCAGCGCATACGCTGCAGCGGTCCTGACGGGATTTGAACCCGCGGCCTCCACCTTGACAGGGTGGCGAGCACTCCAAACTGCTCCACAGGACCAAGCAATGTGCGAGAAATATTCTCGCACACAGTTGTGCGTGCCCCCAACGGGATTCGAACCCGTGCTACCGCCTTGAAAGGGCGGCGTCCTGGGCCACTAGACGATGAGGGCTAAGGGCCCGCCTGGGCGCTTTGCAGCGCGTCGGGGACGTCCGAAGCATATGGGATGGCGGCGTGGTTCGCCAAAACGGTTTAGCGCGACGTGGGCGAGGGCTTCGCTCCGGGCAGGTTGCCGTCCGGCAGATGCCTGCTGACCTCGGCCGTCGTCAGGCCCAGGCCGCCCAGCGTGATCTCGTCCCACGCCTGCAGACGCCGGGTCGACCGGTCCAGGTAGAGCACCGATGCGAGCACCTTCTCGGGGTGCTTGTTCTGAACGGCGCGCAGCCCGCCGCCGCCCGTCGAGCCCTCCACCTTCAGCCGGGTGCCGAGGGGGAGCATCAGATTCTCGCGGTGGTGCACATGCCCGGCGAGCACCAGCGGGACCGTGCCGTCCGTCTCGCGGGCCGCCTGCGGCTCGTGCGCGACCGCGATGTCGACCGGGGTGCCGGCCCGCTTCTGGTCCTCGATGGCGGAGGCGAGCCGGATTCCGGCCAGCCGCTCCGCCGCGTCACCGCCGGGTACGACTGAGCGGTCCGGGGTGAACTGCGGATCACCGGTCCCCGCGATCCGCAGGCCGCCGACGCTCACGGCGCTGCCGTTGTCGAGTACATGCACGTTCCTGAGGTGCTTCAGATACTTCTGCGTGGTGGCCGAATCGTGGTTGCCGCGGACCCATACGTACGGCGCTCCGAGATCCGGTACCGGGTCGAGGAAGGTGTTCTCGGCGGCGCTCCCGTGGTCCATCGTGTCGCCGGAGTCGATGATCACGTCGATCTTGTACTGCGTCACGAGCGAGCCGATGATCTGCCACGACGCCGGGTTGAGATGGATGTCGGAGACGTGCAGCACGCGGATCGTGCCGGGGTCCGGCTGGTACGCGGGGAGGGTCGACGTGGCGTCGTACAGCCTCGTCACGTTGGTGACGAGGCGCGCCAACTCCTCCTGGTAGACGTTGAAGTCGGTGACGATCGAGCGCGCGTTGCCGACCACTTGCGGGGCGGACGAGAGCAGCCCGGAGAACTTCGGCTCAAGGAGAGACTTGGGGTTCCACGTCGCGTACGCGGTGGCGCCCGAAGCCGCGAGCAGTACGAGCGCGAGCCCGCCGGCCGCCAGGGCGCGGCGCGGCCTCCGGTAGACGACCAGGCCGAGCGCGGTGGCGCCGATCACCACGGCGGCGCAGGAGCGTGCGGCCAGGTCGAAGGTGCTGTGTTCGACGTCGTGGGCGATCTCGGTCTGGAGGCCGGAGATCCGCTCGGGGTGTTCCACCAGGGCCCGGGAGCGGACCGGGTCGAGACGGTCCACGTCGACGTCGAGCCGTATGGGAGCCGTGTGCGAGTCGAGTTCGAGCGCGCCCAGCGGCGAGACATTGATCTTGGTGCCACCGGTGAGGGAAGGGCGCAGCGTCATGGTGGTGTCCATGGGGCCGACCTGCGACCGGACGTTGCCCACGACCAGCAGTCCCAGCCAGGCGCCGAGCAGCACGACGGCCACCATGGCGGGCCCCCGGAGCCAGGGGCGCGGGCGTGGGGCGAGGGAGAGTTCGCGCGGCGCTGAGCCGGGGCGGGAGGTGCGGCGCGCGCTCAGTGCCCGGGCGGTGCGCAGCGCCCGGAGTTGCCGTAGTCGGTCGGCGGCGGCCATTGGTGCGGTATGCCCACGAGGCGCAAGTCCCATGCGGACCCGGCGCATACGAGGGAACTACGGGACAATGGGCGGGTGCTGGAGATGACGCGTGAGGAGTTCGAGGAACTGGTCGCCGAGGCGCTGGACCGCATCCCGCCGGAGCTGACCCGGCTGATGGACAACGTCGCGGTGTTCGTCGAGGACGAGCCCCGGTCCGACGCCCCCGAGGTGCTCGGTCTCTACGAGGGGACACCGCTGACGGAGCGCGGCGAGTGGTACGCGGGTGTCCTGCCGGACCGGATCACCGTCTACCGGGGGCCGACGCTGCGGATGTGCTCCTCGCGCGAGGCGGCGGTGGCCGAGACGGAGATCACCGTGGTGCACGAGGTCGCGCACCACTTCGGGATCGACGACGAGCGGCTGCACGCACTGGGGTACGGCTGAGCGACGAGGGGCTGTGCGCAAGGGGGTACGGGGGTGCGACGAGGGGCTGCACGCACGGGGGTACGGCTTACCGGGGGCGGGGGCGGGGGTGACCGTGTGTACGGACCGCCGCCGGGCGTGTCCCTTCCGGGGGCAGGGGAGTTGGGCAGGGCGGCCCCACCCGGTCCGTTCCCCGTAAGTCCGCTCCCTCCGGAGGTGCGCCCCGTGCGCCAGTTGCCTGTCCCTGCCCGGTTGATCGCCGCCGTGATGACGGTGGCGGCTTCGGCGGGCTGTATGAGCGTCACCGACCACCCCGGCAGGCCCGCGCCGTCCGCCACGAAGGGGACGCAGCGCACGGACGCCCGGCCGGACGGCGCCGCCCCCGACAGCGGCGGGCGCGACCGGGTGCACGGTGGCGCGGTCGGCGGGAGTGACGAGGACCCTGACGGACAGTCGGCGCAGGGGGATTCCGCCCGGAAGGCAGCGAGCGGGAGCAAGGGGGTGACCGCGGGGAAGGGCCGCGAAGGAGGGGCGCCCTCGGCGGACCCGTCGGCGCCCGGTGCCCGGCGGTCGCCCCGCCCCGGACACTCCGGCCCGCCGGCGGGCGGCAGGCCGCCCGGCCGTCCGGCGCCGCCCGCCGGCAGCCCCACGCCGCCCGGGCAGCCATCCGACCCACCGCGTACGAGCCCCACGCCCGGTCCGGGCAGCTCCCCGCCCGGGGCCACGACGTCCCCGTCCGTCGGCCCCGCCAAGCGGTCCGAAGCGATGCAGATTCCACTGGCATCACCGCAGGTGGGGCCCGTGCGGCAGGTTGGGTTTGCCAGAAAGGGGGAAGGGTGAGTATGGTAGTAGATCGTTTGATCC
This window harbors:
- a CDS encoding metallophosphoesterase family protein; protein product: MAAADRLRQLRALRTARALSARRTSRPGSAPRELSLAPRPRPWLRGPAMVAVVLLGAWLGLLVVGNVRSQVGPMDTTMTLRPSLTGGTKINVSPLGALELDSHTAPIRLDVDVDRLDPVRSRALVEHPERISGLQTEIAHDVEHSTFDLAARSCAAVVIGATALGLVVYRRPRRALAAGGLALVLLAASGATAYATWNPKSLLEPKFSGLLSSAPQVVGNARSIVTDFNVYQEELARLVTNVTRLYDATSTLPAYQPDPGTIRVLHVSDIHLNPASWQIIGSLVTQYKIDVIIDSGDTMDHGSAAENTFLDPVPDLGAPYVWVRGNHDSATTQKYLKHLRNVHVLDNGSAVSVGGLRIAGTGDPQFTPDRSVVPGGDAAERLAGIRLASAIEDQKRAGTPVDIAVAHEPQAARETDGTVPLVLAGHVHHRENLMLPLGTRLKVEGSTGGGGLRAVQNKHPEKVLASVLYLDRSTRRLQAWDEITLGGLGLTTAEVSRHLPDGNLPGAKPSPTSR
- a CDS encoding metallopeptidase family protein → MLEMTREEFEELVAEALDRIPPELTRLMDNVAVFVEDEPRSDAPEVLGLYEGTPLTERGEWYAGVLPDRITVYRGPTLRMCSSREAAVAETEITVVHEVAHHFGIDDERLHALGYG